A genome region from Tolypothrix sp. PCC 7712 includes the following:
- a CDS encoding THxN family PEP-CTERM protein has protein sequence MATLNFLTKFSVAITATTALGLFASSANALSLTSSSGTWSKPVGGTNIKYQKVTTNTTNTTTQGRRSKTTTTSTTVTTVTTDATTGRITTDITTPDISSISNSSNPIGVTSTTTIENQVRWGEGKNGQSGLGFQGTSDLTFNLNQVFQIGTLTHYNNAINNGTAASKVDLGLNLNFSDLPIASQAFNFSFNIDETLNSGVCAYGSNSQGCADKITFSTPKNFNTFSIAGVDYTLQLVGFSATANSTPVTNFISQEGGSNSAFLYAKIAAVPPKRVPESSSALGVVAFGALAASSMLNQKQRVKATAKV, from the coding sequence ATGGCAACCTTAAATTTCCTGACAAAATTCTCCGTTGCGATTACTGCTACTACAGCGCTAGGATTGTTTGCTTCTTCAGCTAACGCCTTATCCCTAACAAGTTCTTCTGGTACCTGGAGTAAACCTGTTGGCGGAACTAACATCAAATATCAAAAAGTTACCACAAATACAACAAATACAACTACACAAGGTAGAAGAAGTAAAACAACAACAACAAGTACAACAGTTACAACAGTTACAACAGATGCTACAACAGGTAGAATCACTACAGACATTACCACCCCAGATATAAGTTCTATATCTAATTCCAGCAATCCAATAGGTGTAACATCTACAACTACTATAGAAAATCAAGTCCGTTGGGGAGAGGGAAAAAATGGTCAAAGTGGATTAGGATTTCAAGGCACTAGTGACTTAACCTTCAATCTCAATCAAGTATTTCAAATTGGTACTCTGACACACTATAACAATGCGATCAATAATGGAACAGCCGCCTCAAAAGTAGACCTTGGCCTCAACTTAAACTTTAGTGATTTGCCTATAGCATCACAGGCTTTTAACTTTAGCTTTAATATCGACGAAACGCTAAACTCTGGCGTATGCGCTTATGGGAGCAACAGTCAGGGCTGCGCTGATAAAATTACCTTCTCTACTCCAAAGAACTTCAACACCTTTAGTATTGCTGGCGTAGACTATACTTTACAGCTGGTAGGATTCAGTGCAACTGCTAATAGCACTCCTGTAACTAATTTCATTTCACAAGAAGGTGGTAGTAACTCAGCTTTCCTTTACGCTAAGATTGCTGCTGTTCCACCAAAAAGAGTTCCTGAGTCTAGTTCTGCTTTAGGTGTAGTTGCCTTTGGTGCTTTAGCTGCTAGTTCTATGCTGAATCAAAAACAACGAGTTAAAGCAACAGCCAAAGTATAA
- a CDS encoding amino acid ABC transporter substrate-binding protein, with translation MRKSALILAIAPLIFALNACNEPSKDPKTPTTPGSNSTSPVNRNRWETVKNRGQLICGVSGEVPGFSFVGTDGKYSGIDVDICRAVAAALFDNPDAVEFRNLNSKERFTALQTGEVDILSRNTTWTLSRTTSVGLDFAPVVFYDGQAVMIRKNSGIKSLADLKDKAICVQTGTTTEQNLADQMRKRNITYKPVVFEDVNVTFATYAEGRCDGITADRSALVARRSLLPKPEDNLILDEVISSEPLAPAVAKGDSKWADTVKWVVYALVKAEELGINSQNIAQFATSSDPDIKRFLGTEGNLGEGLGLTNDFAARIIKHVGNYSEVYDRNLGPKTKLNLPRGQNQLWSKGGLLYSPPFR, from the coding sequence ATGCGTAAATCAGCATTAATTTTAGCGATCGCACCCCTAATCTTTGCCCTCAATGCTTGTAATGAGCCGTCAAAAGATCCAAAGACACCCACCACGCCTGGTAGTAATTCAACATCTCCAGTAAATCGCAATCGCTGGGAGACTGTCAAAAATCGTGGTCAGCTGATTTGCGGTGTGAGTGGCGAAGTTCCAGGTTTTAGTTTTGTTGGCACTGATGGTAAATACAGCGGAATTGATGTTGATATTTGTCGCGCTGTAGCAGCGGCTTTATTTGATAACCCAGACGCAGTAGAATTTCGCAATCTAAATTCTAAAGAACGCTTTACAGCTTTACAAACTGGGGAAGTAGATATTCTCAGCCGCAACACTACATGGACACTAAGTCGCACAACGTCCGTTGGCTTGGATTTTGCGCCTGTGGTTTTTTACGATGGTCAAGCAGTGATGATTCGTAAAAATAGCGGAATTAAATCCCTAGCAGACCTCAAAGACAAAGCCATTTGTGTGCAAACGGGTACGACTACCGAACAAAACTTAGCCGACCAAATGCGGAAGCGAAACATCACCTACAAACCCGTTGTGTTTGAGGATGTTAACGTTACCTTTGCGACTTATGCAGAGGGACGTTGTGATGGAATCACAGCCGATCGTTCAGCTTTAGTAGCGCGGCGATCGCTTTTACCCAAACCAGAAGATAACTTGATTCTTGATGAAGTGATTTCTTCAGAACCCCTTGCACCTGCTGTTGCCAAAGGGGATAGCAAGTGGGCTGATACTGTCAAATGGGTAGTTTATGCTTTAGTCAAAGCTGAAGAGTTAGGCATTAATTCCCAGAATATTGCACAATTCGCTACGAGTAGCGATCCAGATATTAAGCGATTTTTAGGAACAGAAGGCAACTTGGGCGAAGGATTGGGTTTAACAAACGACTTCGCAGCTAGAATCATCAAGCACGTCGGTAACTATAGCGAGGTTTACGATCGCAATCTCGGCCCCAAAACAAAACTCAATCTCCCTCGCGGACAAAATCAACTTTGGTCAAAAGGCGGATTGCTGTATTCACCACCGTTCCGGTAA
- a CDS encoding DUF3318 domain-containing protein gives MTSYATSSAKAEMSELRRLKSLLPPELQSWVTVEGTTEVNPPLIRSEEIGKDQVEIQIDLVKWDNLAMDQRNLLFWHEVARIQNDTIPKDGWEMAALAIGLGGAVGELWVQDGLLLVLALALCGVSGWRLYQKNNGEKQLKELLDADEKAIALATRFGYSLPNAYKSLGSALKTLIDNTPSKRQRSRYEARLSALKRSANKAKAKSRPVDESVDY, from the coding sequence ATGACATCCTATGCAACCTCCTCTGCCAAGGCGGAAATGAGTGAACTTCGGCGGTTGAAAAGCTTACTACCACCAGAATTGCAGAGCTGGGTCACGGTAGAAGGCACAACTGAGGTCAATCCACCCCTGATCCGTAGCGAAGAAATTGGTAAAGACCAGGTAGAAATCCAAATTGACCTGGTGAAATGGGATAACCTCGCGATGGATCAGCGTAATCTGCTGTTTTGGCACGAAGTCGCTCGCATTCAAAATGACACAATTCCCAAAGATGGTTGGGAAATGGCAGCACTGGCTATCGGTTTAGGTGGTGCTGTAGGTGAGTTGTGGGTACAGGATGGATTGTTACTAGTTTTAGCCTTAGCACTTTGTGGCGTATCTGGCTGGCGACTATACCAAAAAAATAACGGTGAAAAGCAACTAAAAGAATTATTAGATGCTGACGAAAAAGCGATCGCACTTGCAACTCGCTTTGGTTATAGCCTCCCCAACGCCTATAAAAGTCTAGGTAGCGCTTTAAAAACTTTAATAGACAATACTCCTAGCAAACGCCAACGCTCTAGATATGAAGCACGCCTTTCTGCCCTCAAACGCAGTGCCAATAAAGCAAAAGCTAAATCTAGACCAGTAGATGAGAGTGTTGATTACTAA
- a CDS encoding 7-carboxy-7-deazaguanine synthase QueE: MTAKTTVKPTARLIEVFSAIQGEGLNVGTRQIFIRFALCDLRCHFCDSAHTWNAPSTCRIERTPGLRDFEEHSNPIPVPILLEWIERQNQPSIHDSISLTGGEPLLHAPFLELFLPQVRSLTNLPIYLETGGHRPEQLAMILPYLDSVGMDLKLPSVSGESYWQEHGQCLKLSYDSHLNIFVKIIISQQTDPTELERSALLVADVSPDIPVFLQPVTPLPVSEKSTAKTILAPTPDQVLQWQALMKQWLKHVRVVPQTHKMLNQL, from the coding sequence ATGACTGCTAAAACTACGGTTAAACCTACTGCACGCCTGATTGAGGTCTTTTCTGCTATTCAAGGGGAAGGACTGAATGTCGGGACACGTCAGATTTTTATTCGCTTTGCTTTGTGTGACTTACGCTGTCACTTTTGCGATAGCGCCCATACTTGGAATGCACCTTCTACTTGTAGGATAGAGCGAACCCCTGGATTACGAGACTTTGAAGAGCACTCTAACCCTATCCCAGTGCCCATTTTATTAGAATGGATCGAACGGCAAAATCAACCGTCTATACACGATAGCATTAGCTTAACGGGTGGCGAACCCTTGCTTCATGCACCATTTTTAGAGCTATTTCTACCGCAAGTGCGATCGCTTACCAATCTGCCTATATATTTAGAAACTGGAGGTCATCGTCCAGAACAGTTGGCAATGATTTTGCCCTACCTCGACTCTGTAGGTATGGATTTAAAATTACCTAGCGTCAGCGGTGAAAGCTATTGGCAAGAACATGGGCAATGTCTGAAATTATCTTATGATTCACATTTAAACATTTTTGTCAAGATAATTATTTCCCAACAGACAGACCCAACTGAGTTAGAACGTTCAGCTTTGTTGGTAGCAGATGTTAGTCCTGATATCCCAGTGTTCTTACAACCTGTGACACCTTTGCCAGTGTCCGAAAAATCTACAGCAAAAACTATACTTGCGCCTACTCCCGACCAGGTTTTGCAGTGGCAAGCTTTAATGAAGCAGTGGTTAAAGCACGTTCGTGTCGTGCCTCAAACCCATAAAATGTTGAATCAACTGTAA
- a CDS encoding WcaI family glycosyltransferase produces MRILIYSYNYYPEPIGIAPLMTELAEGLVKRGHEVRVVTAMPNYPERQIYPGYRGKLYSTESKNGVQIQRSYVWIRPQPNLLDRILLDASFVVTSFLPAMIGWRPDVIISTSPSLPVCLPAALVGWLRACPVVLNLQDILPEAAIHVGLLKNKFLIKVFTQLEKFAYHSATKISVIADGFVENLLKKGVPSHKIVQIPNWVDVNFIRPLPRDNNAFRETHNLKDKFVVLYSGNIALTQGLETVVKAAALLRHIPDIVFTIAGEAKGLQRLQQDCLDYGADNVLLLPFQPRERLPEMLAAADVGLVVQKKNVISFNMPSKIQVLLASGRALIASVPENGTAARAIRQSGGGCVVPPEDAQALANAILDLYQNPDKVKNLGYKSRQYAVEQYSFEQALNNYEALCYALKAEEAIISSTNISNQEV; encoded by the coding sequence ATGCGGATTTTGATTTACTCCTACAACTATTACCCAGAACCAATTGGTATTGCTCCCTTAATGACTGAATTAGCCGAGGGACTTGTGAAGCGGGGACATGAAGTGCGTGTAGTCACAGCTATGCCCAACTATCCTGAACGTCAAATTTACCCTGGCTATCGCGGTAAATTGTATTCAACAGAATCTAAAAATGGAGTCCAAATTCAACGCAGTTATGTTTGGATTCGTCCACAACCAAACTTGCTAGATCGAATATTGTTAGATGCTAGCTTTGTAGTCACCAGTTTTTTACCTGCAATGATAGGCTGGCGACCAGATGTAATTATTTCTACTTCACCTTCATTGCCTGTATGTTTACCAGCTGCCCTTGTCGGATGGTTGCGTGCTTGTCCTGTGGTTTTAAACCTGCAAGATATTTTACCAGAAGCAGCTATTCATGTAGGGCTACTGAAGAACAAATTTCTAATCAAAGTATTTACACAATTAGAGAAGTTTGCATATCATAGCGCTACTAAAATCAGCGTCATCGCTGATGGTTTCGTGGAAAATTTGCTCAAGAAGGGTGTACCATCTCACAAAATTGTGCAAATTCCCAATTGGGTCGATGTGAATTTTATTCGCCCCTTACCTAGAGACAATAACGCGTTTCGGGAAACACACAACCTCAAAGACAAATTTGTAGTTTTATATTCTGGTAATATTGCTCTAACTCAAGGCTTAGAAACAGTTGTGAAAGCTGCGGCTCTGTTACGTCATATCCCAGACATTGTGTTTACAATTGCTGGGGAAGCGAAAGGATTGCAGAGACTTCAACAAGACTGTCTCGATTATGGTGCAGATAATGTCTTGTTACTACCTTTTCAACCTCGCGAACGTCTGCCGGAAATGTTAGCAGCTGCGGATGTTGGCTTGGTTGTGCAAAAGAAGAATGTCATATCATTCAATATGCCTTCCAAAATACAAGTACTACTTGCTAGTGGGCGAGCATTGATTGCATCTGTACCAGAAAATGGTACAGCAGCAAGAGCTATTAGACAAAGTGGTGGAGGATGTGTGGTGCCACCAGAAGATGCTCAAGCTTTAGCCAATGCAATTCTAGACTTGTACCAAAACCCAGATAAAGTTAAAAATCTCGGTTATAAAAGTCGCCAATATGCTGTTGAACAATATAGCTTTGAGCAAGCTTTAAATAACTATGAGGCTTTATGCTATGCGCTAAAAGCAGAAGAGGCAATAATTTCCAGCACCAATATCTCAAACCAAGAAGTTTAA
- a CDS encoding amino acid ABC transporter permease has protein sequence MINMKSLWRDRRFWQIAGQLLAVLLAVAIVTILWGNLNRNLQQLGIQFGFDFLKQQASFDIGETVITYKPTDTYSRALWVGLVNSLRIAVTGIFLTTIVGVSAGIARLSDNWLVRNIALVYVEIFRNTPLLLQLLFWYFAVFLGFPKVESKISLWGLVYLSQNGIELPWFTFSPEFSALLLGLTFYTGAFIAEIVRGGIQSVARGQWEAARSLGLKPGLVMRLVVFPQALRVIIPPLTSQYLNLTKNSSLAIAIGYPDIYFVASTTFNQTGRAVEVILLIMLTYLTLSLTISVVMNLFNRTVQIKER, from the coding sequence ATGATCAATATGAAATCTTTGTGGCGCGATCGCCGATTTTGGCAGATTGCGGGACAATTACTGGCTGTATTATTAGCAGTAGCAATCGTCACAATATTATGGGGCAACCTCAACCGTAATTTACAGCAATTAGGTATTCAGTTCGGTTTTGACTTTCTCAAACAGCAAGCATCTTTTGATATTGGTGAAACTGTAATTACTTACAAGCCAACTGATACCTACAGTCGCGCTTTGTGGGTAGGACTAGTTAACTCTTTACGGATAGCAGTTACAGGAATTTTTCTCACCACAATTGTGGGTGTGAGTGCGGGAATTGCTAGGCTTTCGGATAACTGGCTAGTCAGAAATATTGCCCTAGTTTACGTGGAAATCTTCCGCAATACTCCCTTACTGCTGCAATTGCTGTTTTGGTACTTTGCTGTTTTTCTGGGTTTTCCCAAGGTAGAAAGTAAAATTTCGCTCTGGGGTTTGGTTTATTTGAGTCAAAATGGCATCGAATTGCCTTGGTTTACCTTTTCTCCAGAGTTTTCAGCCTTATTATTAGGCTTAACTTTTTATACAGGTGCATTTATTGCCGAAATTGTCCGAGGTGGAATTCAATCAGTAGCAAGGGGACAATGGGAAGCAGCGCGATCGCTTGGTTTAAAACCTGGGTTAGTCATGCGTTTAGTTGTATTCCCCCAAGCTTTGCGAGTAATTATTCCACCTTTAACGAGCCAATATCTCAATTTGACCAAAAATTCCAGTTTGGCGATCGCAATTGGCTACCCCGATATTTATTTTGTTGCTTCTACAACTTTTAACCAAACCGGGAGAGCCGTAGAAGTAATATTACTGATTATGCTTACCTATCTCACCCTTAGTTTGACAATTTCCGTAGTCATGAATCTATTTAACCGCACAGTGCAAATTAAGGAAAGATAA
- a CDS encoding AAA-like domain-containing protein → MKDIQGGLQFVEQLIYAKTGKSLTDIQKAVLQESWDGQRKTYNQIAEEFQYSASYIKQTVAPQLWKLLSEVLGEKVNKTNIHAVIERRRANQTSTRSQNLIESLRKRLEPYYTGQVQYVNPQTIANTAFKNHTNPLSAPTKLINENYQNTVELELPKGYVPLTSAFYIERIPNELRCYQEITNPGSLIQIKAPRQMGKTSFMVRILAHAATVGYQTVSLNLLQADNKILTDLNKVLRWLCANITHKLKLKNKLDDYWDKDLGSKANCTFYLQEYLLPQIDNPLVLALDEVNEIFEYPEIAQDFLCLLRSWHEEAKDSEIWQKLRLIVSKSTELYIPLSIAKFPFQVGFSVQIRSFNWEQVQDLAQRHQLNISIGHLAELMWLVAGHPYLLRVAFYHLAHQDLTWEELMQTAASDTGIYSEYLHQLLWYLQQHPDLAAAFEQVLKAKAPIELEPVQAFKLHSMGLVNMRNNQVMISCDLYQRYFGR, encoded by the coding sequence ATGAAAGATATCCAGGGAGGATTACAATTCGTCGAACAACTAATTTATGCCAAGACAGGAAAATCTCTAACGGATATTCAAAAAGCAGTCTTGCAAGAATCTTGGGATGGTCAAAGAAAAACTTATAACCAGATTGCCGAAGAATTTCAATATTCTGCTAGTTATATTAAGCAAACTGTAGCCCCGCAATTATGGAAACTGCTATCGGAAGTACTAGGGGAAAAAGTTAATAAAACTAATATTCATGCTGTAATTGAAAGGCGACGAGCAAATCAAACTTCTACTAGAAGCCAAAATTTAATTGAAAGCTTGAGAAAGCGACTAGAGCCTTATTATACTGGACAAGTACAGTATGTTAATCCACAAACAATTGCCAATACTGCATTTAAAAACCATACTAATCCACTGTCTGCGCCTACAAAATTAATCAACGAAAATTATCAAAATACAGTAGAGTTAGAATTACCAAAAGGCTATGTACCTTTAACTTCTGCTTTTTATATTGAGCGAATACCTAATGAACTTAGATGCTATCAGGAGATTACTAATCCAGGGTCTTTAATTCAAATTAAAGCTCCAAGACAAATGGGTAAAACCTCTTTTATGGTTAGGATTCTGGCTCATGCTGCTACCGTAGGTTATCAAACTGTCAGCTTGAATCTTTTACAAGCAGATAATAAAATTTTGACTGATTTAAATAAAGTATTGCGTTGGCTGTGTGCCAATATTACCCATAAACTCAAGCTCAAAAATAAGCTAGATGATTATTGGGATAAAGATTTGGGTAGTAAAGCAAACTGTACATTTTATTTACAAGAATACCTGCTGCCACAAATAGACAATCCTCTAGTATTGGCTTTAGATGAAGTCAATGAGATTTTTGAATATCCTGAAATTGCTCAGGACTTTTTATGTTTATTGCGTTCTTGGCATGAGGAAGCTAAAGATAGTGAAATATGGCAAAAACTCCGACTAATAGTAAGTAAATCTACAGAATTATATATTCCATTAAGTATTGCTAAATTTCCCTTTCAGGTTGGTTTTTCAGTGCAGATACGCTCATTTAACTGGGAGCAAGTACAAGATTTAGCACAGCGTCATCAACTTAATATTTCAATAGGTCATTTAGCTGAACTTATGTGGCTGGTAGCTGGTCATCCTTATTTGCTACGTGTGGCTTTTTACCATCTAGCACACCAAGATTTAACTTGGGAAGAATTGATGCAAACTGCAGCTTCCGATACAGGAATTTATAGCGAATATCTTCACCAACTCTTATGGTATTTACAACAGCATCCCGACCTTGCAGCAGCTTTTGAGCAAGTACTAAAGGCAAAAGCACCAATAGAGTTAGAGCCAGTACAGGCTTTTAAGCTACATAGTATGGGGTTGGTAAATATGCGAAATAATCAGGTGATGATTAGTTGCGATTTATATCAACGATACTTTGGTCGATAG
- a CDS encoding anti-sigma factor antagonist (This anti-anti-sigma factor, or anti-sigma factor antagonist, belongs to a family that includes characterized members SpoIIAA, RsbV, RsfA, and RsfB.) — MTSQPKAVDFLVTSLNDMAVVQVPNRLSVLEAVGFKQICQELTLEHSHIKQIIIDFHQTTFMDSSGLGALVSNFKTAQEKSIAIILRNVTPQVMAVLNLTGLDQVFSIESLSSLSPHGQSHIAENQKFSARKVEPLPTTHPSVASWMKRLIDIVGALVGLVITGVLLIPITIAIQIDDPGPLFFKQTRCGWMGKRFGIWKFRSMCVDAEAKKSQVQNQAQGAFFKNDSDPRVTRVGRFLRRTSLDELPQFWNVLKGDMSLVGTRPPTPDEVERYEVPEWQRLDVKPGMTGEWQVNGRSKVRSFEDVIRLDLQYQKNWSLLYDFKLIFKTLAILFHRNSGAV, encoded by the coding sequence ATAACTAGCCAACCCAAAGCGGTCGATTTCCTGGTGACTTCCCTAAATGACATGGCTGTAGTCCAGGTACCCAACCGATTGAGTGTGCTTGAGGCCGTAGGCTTTAAGCAAATCTGCCAAGAGTTAACCCTGGAACATTCTCATATAAAACAAATCATTATTGACTTTCACCAAACTACTTTTATGGATAGCAGTGGTTTAGGTGCTCTAGTCAGTAATTTTAAAACTGCTCAGGAAAAGAGCATCGCCATTATATTGCGAAATGTGACACCTCAGGTAATGGCAGTTCTTAACCTTACAGGTTTGGATCAAGTTTTTTCCATTGAATCTCTCAGCAGTTTATCACCGCATGGACAAAGCCACATTGCGGAAAACCAAAAGTTTTCTGCTCGTAAGGTTGAGCCGCTACCTACTACTCATCCTTCTGTGGCATCTTGGATGAAACGGTTGATCGACATTGTTGGAGCACTGGTAGGCTTGGTAATTACAGGAGTCTTGTTAATTCCCATTACAATTGCTATTCAAATTGACGATCCCGGCCCCCTTTTCTTTAAACAAACTCGCTGTGGGTGGATGGGTAAACGTTTTGGAATTTGGAAATTCCGTTCCATGTGTGTGGATGCAGAAGCCAAAAAATCTCAAGTCCAAAACCAAGCGCAAGGAGCTTTCTTTAAGAATGATAGCGATCCTAGAGTCACGCGGGTAGGGCGCTTTTTACGGCGAACTAGTCTAGATGAATTACCGCAATTCTGGAATGTTCTTAAAGGAGACATGAGTTTAGTTGGTACTAGACCTCCAACTCCTGACGAAGTAGAACGTTATGAAGTACCTGAGTGGCAGCGCTTAGATGTAAAACCAGGCATGACTGGTGAATGGCAAGTAAACGGACGGTCTAAAGTACGTAGTTTTGAAGATGTAATCCGCCTGGATTTGCAGTATCAAAAAAATTGGAGTTTACTGTATGATTTCAAGCTAATTTTCAAAACTTTAGCCATTCTATTTCATAGAAATAGTGGTGCAGTTTAG
- a CDS encoding amino acid ABC transporter ATP-binding protein, giving the protein MLDQQPIIIAENVHKWYGQFHVLQGVSLTVNRGEVVVLMGPSGSGKSTFIRTFNALEEYQQGKIVIDGITLSNDLRNIDAIRKEVGMVFQQFNLFPHLTVLQNITLAPIWVRRWAKAKAEELAMQLLERVGILEQAHKYPGQLSGGQQQRVAIARALAMQPKIMLFDEPTSALDPEMVREVLDVMRSLARDGMTMVVVTHEVGFAREVADRVILMDSGLLVESATPDSFFNKPQEERTRKFLSQIL; this is encoded by the coding sequence ATGTTAGACCAACAACCAATAATTATTGCTGAGAATGTTCACAAGTGGTATGGACAATTTCATGTCCTCCAAGGTGTTAGCTTGACCGTAAATCGTGGTGAAGTAGTGGTATTAATGGGGCCGTCAGGTTCAGGTAAATCTACTTTTATCCGTACATTTAATGCTTTAGAAGAATATCAACAAGGCAAAATTGTTATAGATGGTATTACCCTCAGCAATGATTTGCGAAATATTGATGCGATTCGCAAAGAAGTGGGAATGGTATTTCAACAGTTTAATTTATTTCCCCATCTCACAGTACTGCAAAATATCACCTTGGCACCAATTTGGGTGCGTCGGTGGGCGAAGGCGAAAGCTGAAGAATTAGCAATGCAACTTTTAGAAAGGGTGGGAATTCTAGAGCAAGCACATAAATATCCAGGACAATTATCTGGGGGACAGCAACAACGAGTAGCGATCGCGCGTGCGTTAGCAATGCAGCCTAAGATTATGCTATTTGATGAACCCACCTCAGCTTTAGATCCAGAAATGGTGAGGGAAGTGTTAGATGTGATGCGAAGTCTTGCCCGTGACGGTATGACAATGGTAGTAGTTACCCATGAGGTAGGATTTGCTCGTGAAGTGGCTGACAGAGTAATTTTGATGGATAGCGGTTTACTGGTTGAGTCAGCTACACCAGACTCCTTTTTTAACAAACCTCAAGAAGAACGAACTCGCAAATTTTTATCGCAAATTCTCTAA
- a CDS encoding amino acid ABC transporter permease, whose amino-acid sequence MTNPQILWLRKNLFSTWYNSLLTVFCLILLSWVAKGILTWATTQAQWAVVSVNLRLFLVGRFPQSLYWRVWIVLAIASALGAITWGVFSSKRNLTKSGLAIFSLIIGVLLTVFPLDLTSRIYLLLIAVLLLISFLLGKRFTKLIAPWLSFIWILSFPIILWLIGGGFGLQSVPTNLWNGLLLTLLMAAVSIVLSFPIGVLLALGRTSNLPVVRWFSILYIEIIRGLPLIGILFLAQVMLPLFLPVDLRLDRVVRAITGLVLFSAAYMAENVRGGLQAISRGQIEAAKALGLNSLFVVILIVLPQALRAVIPAIVGQFIGLFKDTSLLSLVGLVELTGIARSILAQPQFIGRYAEVYLFIGLIYWVFCYSMSLASRKLEKQLSS is encoded by the coding sequence ATGACAAACCCTCAAATATTGTGGTTGCGTAAAAATCTCTTTAGTACTTGGTACAACAGCCTATTAACTGTTTTCTGCTTAATATTACTGTCTTGGGTAGCCAAAGGAATATTAACTTGGGCAACTACCCAAGCACAATGGGCAGTAGTTTCAGTAAATTTACGTTTATTTTTAGTCGGAAGATTCCCTCAATCTCTGTACTGGCGAGTTTGGATTGTGCTGGCGATCGCTTCTGCTTTAGGTGCAATAACTTGGGGAGTATTTTCTAGTAAACGAAATTTAACCAAGTCTGGGCTTGCTATTTTTAGTTTAATTATCGGTGTTTTATTAACTGTTTTTCCTTTAGATTTAACATCCCGCATTTATCTACTGCTAATTGCTGTTTTATTATTGATAAGTTTTTTGCTAGGCAAGAGATTTACTAAATTAATAGCACCTTGGCTGTCTTTCATCTGGATTTTATCTTTTCCTATAATTTTGTGGTTAATCGGTGGTGGCTTTGGCTTACAATCTGTGCCTACAAATTTATGGAATGGTTTGTTACTAACTCTGTTGATGGCAGCAGTTAGTATTGTACTTTCTTTTCCCATTGGAGTTTTACTAGCTTTAGGACGCACTAGCAATTTACCTGTAGTCCGGTGGTTTTCTATCCTGTACATTGAAATTATTAGAGGATTACCCCTGATAGGAATTTTGTTTCTTGCACAGGTAATGCTGCCATTATTTCTGCCAGTAGATTTACGTTTAGATAGGGTAGTCAGAGCAATTACAGGATTAGTATTATTCAGCGCAGCTTACATGGCAGAAAATGTGCGAGGCGGACTCCAGGCTATCTCACGGGGACAAATTGAAGCTGCTAAAGCACTAGGTTTAAACTCTTTATTTGTCGTGATATTAATTGTCTTACCACAGGCTTTACGTGCGGTAATTCCGGCAATCGTTGGTCAATTTATTGGTTTATTTAAAGATACTTCACTGTTATCTTTGGTAGGATTAGTGGAACTTACTGGAATAGCTCGTTCAATTTTAGCGCAGCCGCAATTTATCGGACGTTATGCAGAAGTTTATTTGTTTATAGGATTGATTTATTGGGTATTTTGTTACTCAATGTCTCTGGCTTCTCGGAAATTAGAAAAGCAGTTAAGTAGTTAA